TGGCGTCCACCACGTGGAGAAGCAGATCGGGTCTGTCATTGAGTAGGATGGAGGACGTCACCCGTTCTTCTTCGGTAATGGGTAGAAAGGAATACATACCGGGTGTATCGATTACCTCGAAGCTCTCTTTTCCGATGGTTCCTCTCCCCCGAAATACTTCAACCGTTGTTCCGGGATAATTGGATACAGTCACATAAGTACCCGTCAGTTTCTGAAAAAGTACGCTCTTGCCGACATTAGGACTGCCTACAATGGCAATCTTTCTGTTTTCTGCTCCCGGCAGGGAATTGGGCTCCCCACAGCAGCCTTCAACTAAAGCCCTCTTGAGAACACTTAACGACAAATTCATTCTGTTTTCCTCCTGACAAACATGCTCTTCGACACGCCGTAGCCCATGGCAGTCCCGGCCTCATCAGCCTTTATGAGGGGAGACCCGCGGTTGAGCATCCCTATGTTCTTTTTGGTGCACATACCCATCTCTGCTGAAGTACACTGATATCCGTGGCCATAGCAGCTCCTTAGCCGATTCTCGTTGCTCTCCCTGATCTTCATAATCTTAATCGCTTTTTCACTCTCCAAAAGTCCTAGAAACCTCATAACCCCTCCGATAATTTAAAATTCTGATATAGATAGTGATAATCATTATCATGTCATGTGCAAAAAAAATCACTTATTCCGGCACTCCTCACAAATGCCGTAAATGTTCAGTACATGCCGGGTAATGACGAAACCGTGGTTTTCAGCCAGTTTCTTTTGAAACTCTTCTATTCGCTGATCCAGAATCTCTATGATTTTACCGCAACGCTCACAGGTTAGATGATCATGGTGCTCGTGGCCGACGCTGTGTTCGTATCTGACTACACCGTCTCCAAGGTGCACTTCCCGGGCTATGCCTGATTCTGCGAAAATCCTCAATATCCGGTATACGGTTGCCTGGCCTATCGCCTTATCCTTTTTTTTCACCGCAGCCGTCAATTCCTCTGCAGTTTGATGCCCTTCTTTGCGGAGAAACTCGTTCAAGATAATCTCTCTCTGGCTGGTCATACGAAGTCCCCGTCTTGATAAATAGTTTGTGAAAAGAGATTTTTCTTTCACCGCTGTCATGATAATGATAGTTATTATCATAACTGAGGGGGTTATGTCAATGGTTATTTTCTTTTATCTTAATCATTATTACTTTCAGCCTTAGAGGTATAAGTTCTTTCTTTATGTGTGGTGTTCACTCTGCCGCCCCCATATATATATTTAGCGGCAGAGCCCTACTTTTTTATGAATCCATTCTAACAACCGGACTTTTGTCTTCTTTCTCGGCTGTAGTGCTGG
The genomic region above belongs to Syntrophorhabdaceae bacterium and contains:
- a CDS encoding transcriptional repressor; the encoded protein is MTSQREIILNEFLRKEGHQTAEELTAAVKKKDKAIGQATVYRILRIFAESGIAREVHLGDGVVRYEHSVGHEHHDHLTCERCGKIIEILDQRIEEFQKKLAENHGFVITRHVLNIYGICEECRNK